Proteins encoded within one genomic window of Ammonifex degensii KC4:
- the plsX gene encoding phosphate acyltransferase PlsX: protein MRVALDAMGGDYAPEATVEGAVAAVKSFEEIEVYLVGPEERLRPLIPADLGEKIKLVSASEVIEMGESPVQAVRRKRASSLVRTVELLKEGQVDAAVSAGNTGALLAAASLYLGRIPGVERPALMAQLPNPRGRTVLLDVGANVDVKPHHLAQFAVMGSIYARDMLGIASPRVGLLSIGEEETKGNELTLATFPLLRKLPLNFIGNVEGRDVFNGRADVVVCDGFVGNVLLKAGEGLVQALEAMLRQELARNLPARILALATFFFLRNFRKRLDYAEYGGAPLLGVNGVVVAAHGCSRGNAIKNALRVAVEAVRCDLVATITKGIALLKREKGVEVS from the coding sequence TTGCGGGTAGCGCTTGACGCCATGGGAGGAGATTACGCTCCGGAGGCCACGGTGGAAGGAGCCGTGGCGGCCGTTAAAAGCTTCGAGGAGATAGAAGTCTACCTGGTGGGGCCGGAGGAGCGCTTACGGCCCTTAATTCCTGCCGACCTTGGAGAGAAAATAAAGCTCGTTTCCGCTTCAGAAGTCATCGAGATGGGAGAGTCGCCAGTTCAAGCGGTCAGGCGCAAAAGGGCTTCCTCTCTGGTGAGGACGGTGGAACTACTCAAAGAGGGGCAGGTAGATGCCGCCGTATCGGCCGGTAACACCGGTGCTTTGCTGGCGGCAGCTTCTCTTTACCTGGGACGCATCCCCGGCGTGGAAAGACCGGCCCTGATGGCCCAGCTCCCCAACCCGAGGGGACGCACCGTGCTTTTAGACGTGGGAGCCAATGTAGATGTGAAGCCTCATCACCTGGCGCAGTTTGCCGTTATGGGTTCCATTTATGCGCGCGACATGCTGGGAATAGCCTCTCCCCGCGTAGGTCTTTTGAGCATCGGCGAAGAGGAGACCAAGGGTAATGAACTCACCTTAGCCACCTTCCCTCTTCTGCGCAAGCTTCCCCTCAATTTCATAGGTAACGTAGAAGGAAGGGATGTTTTCAACGGCCGGGCAGATGTGGTAGTTTGCGACGGCTTTGTGGGCAACGTGCTTTTGAAGGCCGGGGAGGGGCTGGTGCAAGCGCTGGAAGCCATGTTGCGCCAGGAACTGGCCCGCAACCTACCAGCCAGGATTCTGGCCCTGGCTACTTTCTTTTTCCTGCGCAATTTCCGAAAGCGCTTGGACTACGCCGAGTACGGCGGTGCCCCCCTGCTGGGGGTAAACGGGGTGGTGGTGGCGGCCCACGGCTGTTCCCGAGGAAACGCCATAAAGAACGCCTTGCGAGTGGCCGTGGAAGCGGTGCGTTGCGACCTGGTAGCCACCATCACCAAAGGAATAGCCTTGCTCAAGCGAGAGAAAGGGGTAGAGGTTAGTTGA